The Coprobacillus cateniformis DNA window TAAAGTCAACCCTAAATATTTTTGAACAGTTCGAGGGCAATGTGTAATTGTTGCTCCAAAGTAAGCTCCAAAATACTTGCCAATTGCTCTAGAAATAATATAGATTACAGTAAACAAACCTGCCCCTAAAATCAAATGATAATCTAAAGGTGAACCAAGATTTAAAATAACAATAATCATAGACACACTTAATATAGGATTAAATTGTTTCATTAAATCATCCAGTTCTTCTGTTTTTATCATATTTGCAAAAGCAGCTGAAAATGCCATACCTATCAACATAAAGTTTAAAATAGGTGTTGACAAGAAATGATAGTTGACAATCATTCCCACCAAAGAAGCAATCAGTATAAACCCAATTAAAACAAGAAATCGCTGCTTAGATGTTTTCACACGGTTCATCACTAATCCGCTTAACACACCTACAGATGCTCCAATCATTAATGGCAACAAAACAATAAATGCAATCATATAAATAGGCATATCTTGAGAAGACACCTGCCCACTGACAATCGCCATTGTTGTAAAGAAAATAACAACACCAACCATATCATCCAATGCTGCCATTGGAATAAGCGTTTTTGTGACTGGTCCATCTGTCTTAAACTCTCTGACAATAGATAATGCAGGGGCTGGGGCTGTTGCTAAAGCAATCCCACCAAATAAGAAGGCAAGATAAATGGGGAGCTTCATAAAGTAAAAAGTGATGCCAAAAACCAAACTCACAAAGAGAAAAGTCCCAAGTGACTGAGTCAAAGTTGTAATGATAATTTGTTTTCCGGCACTCTTGATTTTTTTCCAAACAAGTTCTGTCCCAATCATCAAACCTACTGAACATTCTAAAATATTAATAATTCTTCCATAAACCACTGAATCTAATAAAGATTGATTTATCAATCCAATAGCATGTGGACCTAAAATCATGCCCGCTAATAACCATCCTAATATAGCTGGTAATTTTAGTTTTGAAACCAATTTTCCTACTCCAATTGCAATCAAAAAAGCAATAAGAAATCTCATCATCATTATCAATTTTCCTCCCTCGCAATACCATAAAGCACTATATCAATCCAATTTTCCATTTCTTCTTCATGTTTTTCAACAATCTCATCAAACGGTTCACCATTTTCTATCTGAACACGAAAATAATCATTAAATGTATTTTGCATCATCTTATAATATTCTAATGCTCTTTCAAATGATACCCCAGTTCTTAATTTCTTACTTTGTAAATAGTGTTTTATAAAATCTTCATTTAACACATCAAAATCTGTCTTAATCATTTTCACTTCTTCTTTTAAATGAGATGGTGTTCTTAAAATTGTATGAAAGAAGAGCCCTCTTAATTGAGGATATTCTTCAAAAAACTGCATTCTTAACTGCATATAGATTTTCATACTTTCTTCCTGATTCATATCCAAAGGTAAATGATCTTGATAATATGTGACAATCGTTTCAAAACAGATTTTTATACATTCTAAATAGAGTTCATCTTTATCTTTGAAATAATGATAAATGATTCCCTTAGATATTTGACCAATTTGACAAATATGATTCATAGATGCTTTTTCATAACTTTTTTCATTAAATTCTTGAATAGCACTTTCAATAATCTTTGTATGCATAGCTTTATTCATGTCTTCTCTTTTCATAATCTCTCCAATCATTGACCATGCGGTCAATAAATAGTATATCACAAATAAAAAAAAGAAAAAGATAAAAATCACTTTTTCCTTTTATACAAGAATAAATTCTCTACATATTTTTCTTTCATCTCAATAATTAATTGAATTTATACATGAGAAAATTATATCTATTGCAACTATATAATATCTTAAGGGAGTCATATTCTATAGTTATTCTAAATTAGCATGTCTAGCTTTCATTGTTTCGTTTGTTTGATTTTTTAGACCCATTATATTTAAAACAATACTATCATACAAAATTAATGTATACTGTTCAAATAATGTTCCCATTGGTTGAATTGTTTCACCATTTGTATCTTTGGATTGAACTGGAATAAGTAAAACAATATCTGCTAACTTCGCTAAGGAAGAGATCGAACTTGTTGTAATGAGAGCAACCTTTAATCCATTTTGTTTAGCAATTTCAGCTTGACTTATTAAACTTTTTGTTTCACCAGAACCAGAACTAATCAATAACAAATCACCTGGATGGGTATGGGGTGAACTGATTTCACCGACAACACTTATATTATACCCTAAGTGGAGCAAGCGATTTGCAAATGAACGAATCATCAAACCAGATCTTCCTGCACCTGTTAAATAAATATGATTTGATATATCAATTAAATCAATAAGTTTGTAGATATCAGAAGTATTTAACTGATTATTAACTTCTGTTAATTCACTTAATATTTTAGAACCATTAATATTCATAATCTTCTTTAACCTTCTTCTAATTGTTCACAAACGTATTTAATCAATGAAATATTATCATATTGCATGCAATTTTGAATAAACATTTCATCTTGAAACAATCCCATTAACTTTCTAAGAACTGTAATATGTTTTCCACCTGTTGCAAGAGCAAGATTAAAAATCAATTGACATTTAACAGTTTGGTCTGGATCTTCCATACGTTTAAAAACAACAGGTGTCTGTGTTCTCACAATACTTATACTATCTTCTTTAACAAAACTTGATTCGCCATGTGGCATAGCAACAGCTTGACCTGATGGTAGTCCTAATCCCGTAGGATAAATTTTTTCTCTATCTGTACATGCAGTAATAAACTCAGGCATTACTCTTCCTTCTTGAACAAGAACAGATCCAGCGACTTCAATAGCTTCTAAATCAGAGGATACATTTTTTTCAGTAAAATAGATTTTCATTATTCTCTCCCCTAACCTACTAACACACCTTTAATGTCTTCTAAAACTTCTTCTTCACCAATTCCTGTTAATAATCCAATTCCAATAATAACTGGAATAGTCACTGCATCATTATTAATTTTTGTTGAAGAAACCAACAAATCATAACTATTAATCCTATCTGTAGTTGCATCCATTAAAGATGCTTTATCAATTTGTGCCTCAATTCCTTGTTCTTTCAAATAATCTTGTAATCCTGCAACCATAATAGATGATGATGCAATTCCATTTCCACAAACAACCAATACTTTTTTCATATTCTTATATGGATTTCTTTTTTTATTTGTACTATCCTAAAGTTTTACTACACATTCGCATCGTTACCAAAAAAGAGTCGAATCTATCCTCTAAACATTATTCACTTTTTCAAACTCTTCATTTATTCTTTAATAGAATATTTCCTTAGATTTCACAAAACAAGTTCTATCTAAATCCATATTGTATATGAGAAATATAGGGTTCTTCTAGATATTCTATTTCTTCTTGTGTCAAATAAATATTAAAAGCATCAACCGCTTCATCTAAATATTCGATTTTTGAAGCCCCTACTAAAGGTGCAGTGATATATGATTTTGATAATACCCATGCCAAAGCAATCTGACTTGTTGATTTCTGATACTTTTTTGAT harbors:
- a CDS encoding cation:proton antiporter, translated to MMMRFLIAFLIAIGVGKLVSKLKLPAILGWLLAGMILGPHAIGLINQSLLDSVVYGRIINILECSVGLMIGTELVWKKIKSAGKQIIITTLTQSLGTFLFVSLVFGITFYFMKLPIYLAFLFGGIALATAPAPALSIVREFKTDGPVTKTLIPMAALDDMVGVVIFFTTMAIVSGQVSSQDMPIYMIAFIVLLPLMIGASVGVLSGLVMNRVKTSKQRFLVLIGFILIASLVGMIVNYHFLSTPILNFMLIGMAFSAAFANMIKTEELDDLMKQFNPILSVSMIIVILNLGSPLDYHLILGAGLFTVIYIISRAIGKYFGAYFGATITHCPRTVQKYLGLTLLPHSGVSLVFTGIAVANLSGPAPESAQIIQGTIAAAAVINELIAVIMAKKGFEWAGEMASHEE
- a CDS encoding TetR/AcrR family transcriptional regulator, encoding MKREDMNKAMHTKIIESAIQEFNEKSYEKASMNHICQIGQISKGIIYHYFKDKDELYLECIKICFETIVTYYQDHLPLDMNQEESMKIYMQLRMQFFEEYPQLRGLFFHTILRTPSHLKEEVKMIKTDFDVLNEDFIKHYLQSKKLRTGVSFERALEYYKMMQNTFNDYFRVQIENGEPFDEIVEKHEEEMENWIDIVLYGIAREEN
- the hxlB gene encoding 6-phospho-3-hexuloisomerase; amino-acid sequence: MNINGSKILSELTEVNNQLNTSDIYKLIDLIDISNHIYLTGAGRSGLMIRSFANRLLHLGYNISVVGEISSPHTHPGDLLLISSGSGETKSLISQAEIAKQNGLKVALITTSSISSLAKLADIVLLIPVQSKDTNGETIQPMGTLFEQYTLILYDSIVLNIMGLKNQTNETMKARHANLE
- a CDS encoding PTS sugar transporter subunit IIA; amino-acid sequence: MKIYFTEKNVSSDLEAIEVAGSVLVQEGRVMPEFITACTDREKIYPTGLGLPSGQAVAMPHGESSFVKEDSISIVRTQTPVVFKRMEDPDQTVKCQLIFNLALATGGKHITVLRKLMGLFQDEMFIQNCMQYDNISLIKYVCEQLEEG
- a CDS encoding PTS sugar transporter subunit IIB — its product is MKKVLVVCGNGIASSSIMVAGLQDYLKEQGIEAQIDKASLMDATTDRINSYDLLVSSTKINNDAVTIPVIIGIGLLTGIGEEEVLEDIKGVLVG